The sequence taaatagaatcttttttaaacgacaatcattataattttctttaaaaatatatttagaaaTTCGTAGAAAacctaaaataaatatttcaaaatatgttttaaataacttCTTTTACTTATCGTCactataattatataatacatacgttaattaaatgttttaGGATTTAGAATATTATAGTTTATATTTAGATTGAGCCTTTAAACtgcggcattttttttatacatttatgaCATTTAATAGtggtatttttctttaatataaataatacaataacaatttttttccataaaaaCCTTAAAATTGAGTGTCAAAgagttatcatttttttgagtgctgccaataattaaaagatctgcgtaaaaatttatcagtGGAATGTTATATacaatacatttttattttttttattaatgctTATAGTTtagtaatattttacattatattaaattcaaataataaccccccaaaatgaagatatttCCTGGGAAAGCtttgtatatatgaatatatgtttttatttgtacattacTAATTACATAAGAACTTTAAGATGAAACAATAGAATAATTCtattatgagaaaaatacCTTTCGTACTAATCTGTTAACCTTTTAATGATTCTTATCAGGAGGAAACTACAAAAGCTGTAGCATTGCATAATATTCATGAAGAAGATTTCTTTTATGAGCttgataaattttctatatttgatcaattttgtaatggaatcaataataatttaagtTTCAAACGTAGAGAAATCAAAGACCTTTGCATTAAACTAGTACATCATCTAGA is a genomic window of Plasmodium cynomolgi strain B DNA, scaffold: 0642, whole genome shotgun sequence containing:
- a CDS encoding CYIR protein (putative;~vir-type antigen), which codes for EETTKAVALHNIHEEDFFYELDKFSIFDQFCNGINNNLSFKRREIKDLCIKLVHHLDMLSQAGDSERNNYCNYIRYCLYEQISEIHTNKSAKIDDAHMMIS